One genomic segment of Podarcis raffonei isolate rPodRaf1 chromosome 7, rPodRaf1.pri, whole genome shotgun sequence includes these proteins:
- the LOC128417021 gene encoding lymphocyte antigen 6E-like, with amino-acid sequence MKTCFFVPLCVLLLLCINEVHPLWCFTCEPSSSNLSCLKATKCSENDKHCMTTVASFRIGFLTVRKRITKKCSPSCPNLNMDMGIGAFQTSCCQSFLCNLFGHITAKNETR; translated from the exons ATGAAGACCTGCTTCTTTGTCCCTCTCTgcgtgctcctcctcctctgcataaACGAAG TTCACCCACTGTGGTGCTTCACGTGCGAACCATCGTCCAGCAACTTGTCTTGCCTGAAGGCCACCAAGTGCTCAGAGAATGACAAGCACTGCATGACCACAGTCGCCTCTTTCAGGATTG GCTTCTTGACCGTCAGAAAGAGAATCACCAAGAAGTGTTCGCCGAGCTGTCCAAATCTGAACATGGATATGGGCATTGGTGCCTTCCAGACCTCCTGTTGCCAAAGTTTCCTCTGCAATCTTTTTGGACACATCACAGCTAAAAACGAGACCCGGTGA
- the LOC128417019 gene encoding lymphocyte antigen 6E-like codes for MRILLVTVLAAVLWSGKALSLKCYSCSTHSNSSYCMIPTVCSELDKYCKTTVGTSETGSSSTAHVSKTCAAECTETNHHGVSTSCCQRDFCNRNGAARTWLGIVELAIVVPLASAILWVGP; via the exons atgaggatcCTTCTGGTTACGGTTTTGGCTGCCGTCCTTTGGTCAGGCAAAG CTCTCTCGCTGAAATGCTACTCTTGCAGCACGCATTCCAACAGCTCCTACTGCATGATTCCCACGGTGTGCTCAGAGCTTGACAAGTACTGCAAGACCACAGTTGGGACATCGGAGACGG GCTCCTCAAGCACGGCACATGTCTCCAAGACGTGCGCGGCGGAATGCACCGAAACCAACCACCACGGCGTTTCCACATCCTGCTGCCAGAGAGACTTTTGCAACCGGAACGGAGCAGCCAGAACGTGGCTTGGCATCGTGGAGCTGGCCATCGTGGTTCCTCTTGCCAGCGCAATTCTCTGGGTTGGACCTTGA